One genomic segment of Paenibacillus xylanexedens includes these proteins:
- a CDS encoding TetR/AcrR family transcriptional regulator, which produces MTSLYSGLRCGAFAMSVHLLLRPSKLIQNDEVNVVSASHLTKNALAHSLKSLMEHTPLNKITVKHLVDHCGVNRQTFYYHFQDIYALLGWIYQTEAVESLTEYRSYSTWTDGFYKIFCYIESNKTFCCNTLDSLGRTHLDVYLYEVTHDLIMGVIDELACGIKVRGEDKEFVANFYTLAFTGLVIQWMRGDMQEPPKQIIEKLSELIEGNVLRALHRYENKLPST; this is translated from the coding sequence TTGACTAGCTTATATTCAGGACTTCGCTGCGGGGCTTTTGCCATGAGTGTTCACCTGCTGTTGCGCCCCAGCAAGCTAATCCAAAATGATGAGGTGAATGTTGTGTCTGCTTCTCACCTGACCAAAAATGCGCTGGCTCACTCGCTTAAATCACTGATGGAGCATACTCCACTGAACAAAATTACGGTCAAACATCTGGTTGATCATTGCGGCGTGAACAGGCAAACCTTTTATTATCATTTTCAGGATATTTACGCACTGCTTGGGTGGATCTATCAGACTGAAGCGGTGGAGAGCCTTACGGAGTACCGAAGCTACAGCACATGGACGGACGGATTCTATAAAATCTTTTGCTACATCGAGAGCAACAAAACGTTTTGCTGCAACACACTCGACTCGCTCGGGCGCACCCACTTGGATGTATATCTCTATGAAGTAACCCATGATCTGATCATGGGTGTTATTGATGAACTGGCCTGTGGGATTAAGGTCCGCGGTGAAGACAAAGAGTTTGTCGCCAACTTCTATACCCTTGCTTTCACTGGGCTAGTCATTCAGTGGATGAGAGGTGACATGCAAGAACCGCCAAAACAGATTATTGAGAAGCTCAGTGAGCTAATCGAAGGCAATGTCCTGAGGGCACTGCACAGATATGAGAATAAGCTACCATCCACTTAA
- a CDS encoding extracellular solute-binding protein codes for MGQKTGFKKGALLLSASLVLSTILGACSTDKTGSGTAAGGTDEITIMLPNFEAENPPENSPVIQKLEELTKVDVNLQWVPSSSYEDKFNISLASGKLPQIMVVLGKSPSFINAARTGAFWELGPYLKDYPNLSQMNEIITNNASIDGKTYGIYRARALGRNGVTIRKDWLENLGLEEPKTIDEFYNVLKAFTKDDPDGNGKDDTYGLVASKFTGPWDNMQVWFGAPNKWGDDGSGGLIPAHETPEYMEALKFFRQIYSEGLVNKDFAVMDATKLPDPFVNGQAGVMVDVADNAQRMDQKILDKDPNATGRVDVLQAMEGPKGLRDMPTSGYSGLIAISKNSVKTEEDLKKVLNFLDQLNEPELQALLYNGLEGKQYEKKEDYIIPSTDKLALRDLQGLNQILMFVPEDRTLRVQQTPVREKVAQVQKANEEIVIANPGEPLISDVYAQKGPQLDNIINDARIKYIVGQIDEKGFDDAVALWKNNGGDDYVKEVNELYAALN; via the coding sequence ATGGGACAAAAAACGGGATTCAAAAAAGGTGCACTGTTACTCTCTGCGTCACTGGTATTGAGTACAATTCTGGGAGCATGCTCCACGGATAAAACAGGTTCAGGAACCGCTGCCGGTGGAACCGACGAAATTACCATTATGCTTCCGAACTTCGAAGCGGAGAATCCGCCGGAGAACAGCCCGGTCATACAGAAGCTTGAAGAACTGACCAAGGTGGATGTAAACCTGCAGTGGGTGCCGAGCAGCTCGTACGAAGACAAATTCAACATCTCACTGGCCTCGGGAAAGCTGCCTCAGATTATGGTGGTGTTAGGGAAGTCCCCAAGTTTTATTAATGCGGCCCGAACCGGAGCATTCTGGGAGCTTGGTCCTTATCTGAAAGACTATCCGAATCTGAGCCAGATGAATGAAATCATCACCAATAATGCGTCAATCGATGGCAAAACCTATGGGATCTACCGGGCACGCGCCTTAGGACGTAATGGGGTCACAATTCGCAAAGATTGGCTGGAAAATCTGGGGCTGGAAGAGCCAAAGACGATTGATGAATTTTACAATGTATTGAAAGCGTTCACGAAGGATGATCCAGACGGTAACGGCAAGGATGATACGTACGGTCTGGTTGCCAGCAAATTCACGGGCCCGTGGGATAACATGCAGGTATGGTTTGGTGCACCCAACAAATGGGGAGATGATGGCAGCGGAGGTCTGATCCCGGCGCATGAGACACCAGAATACATGGAAGCCCTGAAATTTTTCCGTCAAATCTATAGCGAAGGTCTGGTGAACAAGGACTTTGCCGTGATGGATGCAACGAAACTTCCTGATCCATTTGTGAATGGGCAAGCCGGTGTCATGGTGGATGTAGCAGATAATGCGCAGCGGATGGATCAGAAAATACTCGATAAAGACCCCAATGCGACAGGACGTGTGGATGTGCTGCAAGCGATGGAAGGTCCAAAGGGATTACGTGATATGCCAACGTCCGGTTACTCCGGCCTGATTGCGATCTCCAAAAACAGTGTCAAAACGGAAGAAGACTTGAAGAAGGTACTGAACTTTCTGGATCAGCTGAATGAACCGGAGTTGCAGGCATTGTTGTACAACGGACTGGAAGGCAAGCAGTATGAGAAAAAAGAAGACTACATCATACCGAGCACTGACAAGCTTGCGCTCCGCGACCTGCAAGGCTTAAATCAGATTTTGATGTTTGTGCCGGAAGACAGAACGCTTCGCGTCCAACAGACACCTGTCCGTGAAAAGGTTGCACAGGTGCAGAAAGCCAACGAAGAGATTGTCATTGCCAATCCTGGCGAACCGCTGATCTCTGATGTTTACGCTCAGAAAGGACCACAGCTGGACAATATCATTAACGATGCACGGATCAAATATATCGTAGGCCAGATTGATGAGAAAGGGTTCGATGATGCTGTTGCTCTGTGGAAGAACAACGGCGGAGACGATTATGTCAAAGAAGTTAATGAACTGTACGCTGCATTGAATTAG
- a CDS encoding ABC transporter permease: protein MMNGKTDWNTNGTATTQADRATRPMRRESNWKRQIKRNKWLYVLVLPGFLYFVIFKYLPMWGIIIAFQDYQPFLGIRESNWVGLENFTNFFSNPDFFRLLRNTLVLALYDLIFFFPAPIIIALLLNEIRVAFFKRTIQTLVYVPHFVSMVIIASITYVFLTPQGGVLYDLIAWITGKPIDVLSSPGSFRPLIIVQMMWKEMGWGTIIFLAALAGVDTEQYEASIVDGAGRLRRMWHITLPAIRTTIVILLILRLGNFLDTGFEQIYLMTNSLNRDVADVFDTYVYTVGITQGAFSYSTAVGLFKSVVGIILVLGSNKLAKKFGHPGIY, encoded by the coding sequence ATGATGAACGGGAAGACGGACTGGAATACCAACGGCACTGCAACCACCCAAGCGGATAGGGCCACAAGGCCCATGAGACGAGAGTCCAATTGGAAAAGGCAGATTAAACGAAACAAATGGTTATATGTGCTTGTGCTTCCCGGCTTTTTGTACTTTGTCATCTTTAAATACTTGCCCATGTGGGGGATCATCATTGCTTTTCAGGACTACCAGCCTTTCCTGGGCATCCGGGAGAGTAACTGGGTGGGGTTAGAGAACTTTACGAACTTTTTCTCCAACCCGGACTTCTTCCGACTATTACGTAATACATTGGTCCTTGCCCTGTATGATCTTATCTTCTTTTTTCCGGCACCGATCATTATAGCCTTGTTATTAAATGAAATTCGGGTCGCTTTCTTCAAAAGAACGATTCAAACGCTGGTTTATGTACCCCATTTTGTATCCATGGTGATTATCGCCAGTATCACGTACGTGTTCCTGACCCCACAGGGCGGGGTGTTATACGACCTGATCGCCTGGATTACAGGCAAGCCCATTGATGTACTTTCCAGCCCGGGTTCGTTCCGCCCGCTCATTATTGTTCAGATGATGTGGAAGGAGATGGGTTGGGGCACAATCATTTTCCTTGCTGCCCTCGCAGGTGTCGATACGGAACAATATGAAGCCTCCATTGTGGATGGCGCCGGACGATTACGGCGGATGTGGCATATCACACTTCCAGCCATTCGTACGACCATAGTCATTTTGCTCATTCTCAGACTGGGGAACTTCCTGGATACCGGATTTGAGCAGATCTATCTGATGACCAACTCCCTCAACCGGGATGTGGCAGATGTATTTGATACGTATGTGTACACGGTGGGGATTACGCAAGGTGCATTCAGTTACAGTACCGCTGTTGGGCTATTCAAGTCTGTGGTGGGGATTATCCTGGTGCTTGGCAGTAATAAACTTGCGAAAAAATTCGGCCATCCCGGAATTTATTAA
- a CDS encoding AraC family transcriptional regulator gives MEPTRSDRIFGRFKRLSDLKAGRHKGRFYRNSLMLILLIASIPGLITGIVMYQQVVGRMETEFNQMHQNQIENRARNVDDQLAYLEMNLSHWAFEPRFGNALRTLDFVYYFNETQEIVTTLYVLQGSHPLIKSAQLYLQEPKPILFNRDYTELNDEAKVQAYDRYLSMGNHVYWTDWVSSSNRDTEPSTNDSPLHTDAGNALVLVHKIPGESINPFGALIITLDNEKVASLLKTLTPYDEGLTFLMDQEGNTLVTGNPGTAGETSAFEQQLKEEVALHAGNRSFLFRYEDQTYSVSYGSLSRIDSDWTYVSAAPLTSVTSPVKLVSKIIVIASIGSLILGLLLSWFASRRIYSPVARMLHLLTPGRNETTPTDAKLDEFELLEQQWNELTSRSVTAHRQLQEQLPHLRDSFVLQLVQGHLYAYNEQDLQQRMRHLGFELEGQQFLLVQMYFTGYEQLQGRFGSQDTGLVTFAAVNITQEVAKNYFRQISVMNFHDLSSAMLVIAPQDEPVKSQALLWGQELVEVIGRTLKMKVTLMISRPAASLQELPGRFVEMEQAVAYRSVEEGSQILDLEDEACFRRNEAASYPLGLERELLQAVRLGKQAEAERVLEQFMSEITRTGSTEFQVQQMMLQLLGSIQHMMLQTGVTPYKLFGGYNMYEQLSGIREPVQMRQWMMNEVFIPYIQEVEVRSQEPLKLVVERTMLYIDTHYRSDISLENCADEEQMTPYALSKAFKQVSGINFIDYLTRVRMDAAKQLLRETTMKINDVAAAVGYQHSYFNRIFKKQEGVTPSQYRDQWFGQ, from the coding sequence ATGGAACCGACTAGGAGCGATCGAATATTTGGCAGATTCAAGCGGTTATCCGATCTGAAGGCTGGAAGGCATAAAGGACGATTTTATCGAAACAGCCTCATGCTTATTTTACTCATTGCCAGCATTCCCGGACTAATCACAGGTATCGTCATGTATCAACAGGTTGTTGGCCGGATGGAAACCGAGTTCAATCAGATGCACCAGAACCAGATTGAGAACCGGGCACGTAATGTGGATGACCAGCTGGCTTATCTGGAGATGAACTTATCCCATTGGGCTTTTGAACCGAGGTTTGGCAATGCTTTGCGAACGTTGGATTTTGTATATTATTTCAATGAAACGCAGGAGATTGTGACTACCTTATACGTATTACAAGGTTCTCATCCACTGATCAAGTCAGCACAGCTGTATTTGCAGGAACCGAAGCCAATCTTGTTTAATCGGGATTATACCGAATTGAACGATGAAGCCAAAGTACAAGCCTATGATCGATACCTTTCTATGGGCAACCACGTGTACTGGACAGATTGGGTTTCCAGTAGCAACAGAGATACCGAACCTTCGACCAACGATAGTCCACTGCATACGGATGCAGGCAATGCACTGGTTCTTGTACATAAGATTCCGGGGGAGAGTATTAATCCATTTGGTGCACTGATTATTACGTTGGATAACGAGAAAGTCGCCAGTTTATTGAAAACGCTTACTCCGTATGACGAAGGTTTGACGTTCCTTATGGATCAGGAAGGAAACACACTGGTTACCGGGAATCCGGGAACGGCGGGAGAGACTTCTGCTTTTGAGCAGCAGCTAAAAGAAGAAGTTGCCCTGCATGCGGGCAACCGCTCATTCCTGTTCCGATATGAGGATCAGACCTATTCTGTCTCATACGGTTCATTGAGTCGGATCGATTCAGACTGGACTTACGTCTCCGCAGCGCCTTTGACATCAGTCACTTCGCCAGTCAAACTGGTGTCCAAAATCATCGTCATTGCGAGTATAGGCAGTCTCATCCTGGGATTATTGTTATCCTGGTTTGCTTCACGCCGCATATATTCACCTGTAGCGCGGATGCTCCATCTGCTTACGCCTGGCAGAAACGAAACAACACCAACGGATGCCAAGCTGGATGAGTTTGAGCTGCTGGAGCAACAGTGGAACGAACTGACCTCCCGCAGTGTTACGGCACATCGCCAGTTGCAGGAGCAGCTCCCCCATCTGCGAGACAGCTTTGTCCTACAACTTGTACAGGGGCATCTATATGCCTATAACGAGCAGGATCTCCAGCAGCGCATGCGTCATCTGGGATTTGAGTTGGAGGGCCAGCAGTTTTTGTTGGTGCAGATGTATTTTACGGGGTACGAGCAGCTGCAAGGCAGATTTGGAAGCCAGGACACGGGATTAGTCACCTTTGCAGCAGTGAATATTACACAGGAAGTTGCGAAAAATTATTTCAGGCAGATCAGTGTCATGAACTTTCATGACTTGTCTTCCGCCATGCTTGTGATTGCTCCCCAGGATGAACCTGTCAAGTCACAAGCGCTGTTATGGGGACAGGAACTGGTGGAGGTCATTGGACGAACGCTCAAAATGAAGGTGACCTTGATGATCAGTCGCCCAGCAGCTTCACTTCAGGAACTGCCCGGACGATTCGTTGAGATGGAACAGGCCGTGGCTTATCGCAGTGTGGAGGAAGGAAGTCAGATTCTCGATCTGGAGGATGAGGCGTGTTTCCGCAGAAATGAAGCAGCTTCCTATCCACTTGGGCTGGAACGGGAGTTGTTACAGGCGGTCAGGCTGGGCAAACAAGCCGAAGCAGAACGTGTGCTGGAACAATTCATGAGTGAGATTACGCGGACGGGCAGTACCGAATTTCAGGTGCAACAGATGATGCTTCAATTGCTCGGCAGTATTCAGCACATGATGTTGCAAACGGGTGTCACACCTTATAAGCTGTTTGGTGGTTACAACATGTATGAGCAACTATCCGGTATTCGTGAACCTGTACAGATGAGGCAGTGGATGATGAATGAGGTATTCATACCGTATATACAAGAGGTTGAGGTACGATCGCAGGAACCGCTGAAACTGGTGGTGGAACGAACGATGTTGTATATCGATACACATTACCGCAGCGACATTTCGCTGGAAAACTGTGCTGACGAGGAGCAGATGACACCCTATGCACTGAGTAAGGCTTTCAAACAGGTATCGGGCATCAATTTTATTGATTATTTGACACGTGTGAGAATGGATGCTGCGAAGCAATTGTTACGTGAGACAACGATGAAAATTAATGATGTTGCGGCGGCTGTGGGATATCAGCACAGTTATTTTAATCGGATCTTCAAGAAACAGGAGGGAGTTACCCCGAGTCAGTATCGCGATCAATGGTTTGGACAATAA
- a CDS encoding dipeptidase, translating into MKEQTYFEQNREKHLAELNEWLSIPSISAISEHKEDINRAAQWAADALTRAGMENVEVIQTAGHPIVYADHLHAPGKPTALIYGHYDVQPVDPLNLWDTPPFEPTVRDGKLYARGATDDKGQIFLHIKAVEAILAENKELPVNIKFCIEGEEEISSPNLPIYLNEHTDKLRADMVLISDTSLLEKGKPAISTGLRGLCSMHVDLNTANTDLHSGSFGGGVPNALHALVSLLASLHDEQGRVSVDGFYDGVLPLSPEMREEFVKQGFNEEQLRQDLGLEQLYGEEGYSFVERVGARPTLELNGVWGGFQGEGSKTVIPKEAHAKITCRLVADQDPQHVLDRIEAHLRAHVQPGATLHVKQIEKAFAFNTDPSNPILQKAADAYEHVYGVRALFTKDGGSIPIVEKLSRVLEIPAVMMGFGLPDENLHAPNEHFNLENFDKGLLTIVQFLKSL; encoded by the coding sequence ATGAAAGAACAGACTTATTTTGAACAAAATAGAGAAAAACACCTGGCAGAACTGAATGAATGGTTGTCCATTCCGAGTATCTCCGCCATTTCAGAGCATAAAGAAGATATTAACCGTGCAGCACAATGGGCAGCAGATGCGCTCACACGTGCAGGTATGGAAAACGTAGAGGTCATTCAAACGGCTGGACATCCGATTGTCTATGCAGATCACCTGCATGCACCCGGCAAACCGACGGCTCTGATCTATGGACACTATGATGTACAACCTGTAGACCCCCTTAACCTGTGGGACACGCCTCCTTTCGAACCGACCGTTCGTGATGGCAAGCTGTATGCCCGTGGTGCAACGGATGACAAAGGACAGATCTTCCTACATATCAAGGCAGTTGAAGCCATTCTCGCCGAAAACAAAGAACTGCCAGTTAACATCAAGTTCTGCATTGAAGGCGAAGAGGAAATCTCCAGCCCGAACCTGCCCATCTATCTGAATGAACATACAGACAAGCTGCGTGCAGATATGGTACTGATCTCGGATACGTCCTTGCTTGAAAAAGGTAAACCGGCAATCTCCACAGGCCTGCGCGGCTTATGCTCTATGCATGTGGATCTCAATACAGCCAATACCGACTTGCACTCCGGATCATTTGGCGGCGGTGTACCCAACGCACTGCACGCACTCGTATCCTTGCTCGCTTCGTTGCATGATGAGCAAGGACGTGTAAGCGTAGATGGTTTCTACGACGGCGTTCTGCCACTATCTCCTGAGATGAGAGAAGAATTTGTAAAACAGGGCTTCAATGAAGAACAGCTTCGTCAAGACCTCGGGCTGGAGCAATTGTACGGTGAAGAAGGTTACTCGTTCGTGGAACGTGTCGGCGCTCGTCCAACATTGGAACTGAACGGCGTATGGGGTGGTTTCCAAGGCGAAGGTAGCAAAACGGTTATTCCGAAGGAAGCTCATGCCAAAATCACCTGCCGCCTCGTGGCGGATCAAGATCCACAACATGTATTGGACCGTATCGAAGCACATCTGCGCGCTCACGTTCAACCGGGTGCAACGCTGCATGTGAAACAGATCGAAAAAGCTTTTGCTTTCAACACTGATCCTTCCAATCCAATTCTGCAAAAAGCAGCAGATGCATATGAGCACGTGTATGGCGTTCGTGCCCTCTTTACCAAAGATGGCGGCTCCATTCCGATTGTTGAAAAACTCTCACGTGTACTCGAAATCCCTGCTGTCATGATGGGCTTTGGCTTGCCGGATGAGAATCTGCATGCTCCGAACGAGCACTTCAACCTGGAGAACTTTGATAAAGGGTTGTTGACGATTGTTCAGTTTTTGAAGAGTTTGTAA
- a CDS encoding carbohydrate ABC transporter permease has protein sequence MNSRLYNSPAGKVFDIFNYVMLGILGILTVLPFLYIIGNSFATEAEITERSFFLIPKVFSFSAYEYIFSSSTIFRSIGVSIFITVAGTLVNLFFTLTMAYPLSRSDFWGRNVMMNMVIFSMLFGGGMIPTYLVIRGLGLLDSYWALMLPGAISAFNLIVVKNFFQQMPPGLEEAARIDGCSDLGVLWRIVLPLSKPVIATFALFYAVGHWNNFFSALLYISDSDKWPLQVMLRQIVLLSQASVGDMANMDPNFVQPPEQSIKMAVIVVGTIPILLVYPFLQKHFAKGVMLGSIKG, from the coding sequence ATGAACAGCCGTCTATACAACAGCCCTGCCGGCAAGGTATTTGATATCTTCAATTACGTCATGCTGGGGATTCTGGGCATATTAACCGTCCTTCCGTTCCTGTATATTATAGGGAATTCTTTCGCAACGGAAGCCGAGATCACCGAACGCAGTTTTTTCCTCATTCCGAAGGTGTTTTCCTTCAGCGCGTATGAGTATATCTTCTCCTCGTCCACGATCTTTCGCAGCATTGGTGTTTCCATTTTCATCACGGTGGCAGGCACACTGGTCAATCTGTTCTTCACACTAACGATGGCCTATCCACTATCCAGAAGTGACTTCTGGGGCCGTAACGTCATGATGAACATGGTGATTTTCTCGATGTTATTTGGCGGTGGCATGATTCCAACGTACCTCGTCATTCGTGGACTGGGACTGCTCGATTCTTACTGGGCCCTTATGCTTCCTGGCGCGATCAGCGCTTTTAACTTAATAGTTGTCAAAAACTTTTTTCAGCAAATGCCGCCCGGGCTGGAGGAAGCGGCCCGCATCGACGGCTGTTCAGATCTCGGGGTGCTGTGGCGAATTGTTCTGCCTTTATCCAAACCGGTCATTGCCACGTTTGCCTTGTTCTACGCCGTAGGCCACTGGAACAATTTTTTCTCCGCACTGCTGTACATTTCCGACAGTGACAAATGGCCGTTACAAGTCATGCTGAGACAGATCGTGTTACTCTCGCAAGCCAGTGTCGGAGATATGGCAAACATGGACCCCAATTTTGTACAGCCACCAGAGCAGTCGATCAAAATGGCGGTGATCGTTGTAGGTACCATTCCGATTTTGCTGGTGTATCCGTTTTTGCAGAAGCATTTTGCCAAAGGTGTCATGTTAGGTTCAATCAAAGGCTAA